Proteins co-encoded in one Amaranthus tricolor cultivar Red isolate AtriRed21 chromosome 7, ASM2621246v1, whole genome shotgun sequence genomic window:
- the LOC130818079 gene encoding LOW QUALITY PROTEIN: uncharacterized protein LOC130818079 (The sequence of the model RefSeq protein was modified relative to this genomic sequence to represent the inferred CDS: inserted 1 base in 1 codon), translating to MMLALSGAPLNPIQNLKSIKPITSKSSNLSISSHNLHSPFVPEVENAVISLQSEFRNIDNLVAHNTSRVLKAYQNARVGSHFFAGCTGYGHDEAGGREGLDQAFAEIFGAESAIVRSHVILSXFSLASLQILTFVPAGFSHCLFNQFFSGTHAITCALFAMLRPGDELLAVAGAPYDTLEEVIGKRDCNGLGSLIDFGVKYRELELAKDGGLDWDGLASAVTSKTRCALIQRSCGYSWRCSLSVNEIGRTIEMIKMQNPNCLVMVDNCYGEFVDTIDPPMVGADLIAGSLIKNPGGTIAPCGGYVAGKEKWVKAAAARLSAPGLGVDCGSTPSDVMRAFFQGLFLSPQMVGEAIKGSLLIAEVMSMKGFKVQPLPRVPRNDTVQAVELGNRERLIAFCEAVQRSSPVSSFTRPVPGATAGYASEVIFADGTFIDGSTSELSCDGPLREPFAVFCQGGTHWTQWGMVLGEVLKSI from the exons ATGATGTTGGCATTGTCCGGAGCACCGTTAAATCCCATACAAAATTTGAAATCTATCAAACCCATTACTTCTAAATCTTCCAACTTATCTATTTCTTCTCATAATCTTCACAGTCCCTTTGTTCCTGAG GTTGAGAATGCAGTGATATCACTGCAATCGGAATTCAGGAATATTGATAATTTGGTAGCACACAATACTTCTCGAGTTCTAAAAGCTTATCAAAATGCCCGTGTTGGATCTCAT TTTTTTGCTGGATGCACTGGCTATGGACATGATGAAGCTGGGGGGCGTGAAGGATTGGACCAAGCATTTGCTGAAATTTTCGGTGCTGAGTCCGCTATTGTTCGTTCGCATGTAATTTTAT ATTTCTCTCTTGCCTCTCTACAGATTTTGACGTTTGTTCCCGCTGGTTTTTCTCATTGTTTATTTAATCAGTTTTTTTCAGGCACTCATGCTATCACTTGTGCCTTGTTTGCTATGCTGAGGCCTGGTGATGAG CTTTTGGCAGTTGCTGGTGCTCCATACGACACATTGGAGGAAGTCATTGGAAAGAGAGATTGTAATGGGCTTGGATCCCTAATAGATTTTGGAGTTAAATACCGAGAACTCGAA CTTGCTAAGGATGGTGGACTTGACTGGGATGGATTGGCAAGTGCTGTGACTTCTAAAACAAGGTGTGCCCTCATACAAAGATCATGTGGTTACTCGTGGCGTTGTAGTCTAAGTGTGAATGAGATCGGGAGAACAATTGAAATGATAAAG ATGCAGAATCCAAACTGTCTGGTCATGGTGGATAACTGCTATGGTGAATTTGTGGACACCATTGACCCTCCAATGGTG GGTGCAGATTTGATTGCTGGAAGTTTAATAAAGAATCCAGGAGGGACAATTGCACCATGTGGTGGTTATGTTGCTGGGAAGGAAAAGTGGGTGAAAGCTGCAGCGGCTCGTTTGTCAGCCCCTGGACTTGGAGTTGATTGTGGCTCAACTCCCAGTGATGTCATGCGAGCCTTCTTTCAAGGATTGTTTCTTTCACCTCAGATGGTTGGGGAAGCCATCAAG GGTTCGCTTCTGATTGCCGAGGTTATGTCGATGAAAGGTTTCAAAGTTCAGCCCCTTCCCCGAGTTCCGAGGAATGACACAGTACAG GCGGTAGAGCTTGGAAATCGAGAACGTCTTATTGCCTTTTGTGAGGCTGTGCAGAGAAGCTCCCCCGTCAGTTCCTTCACTAGGCCTGTGCCTGGAGCAACCGCTGGATATGCATCAGAG GTGATTTTTGCTGATGGAACCTTCATTGATGGAAGTACCAGCGAGCTGTCGTGCGATGGACCGCTAAGGGAGCCATTTGCTGTGTTCTGTCAG GGCGGTACACACTGGACGCAGTGGGGAATGGTCTTGGGAGAGGTTTTAAAATCCATATAG
- the LOC130817604 gene encoding uncharacterized protein LOC130817604 isoform X2 — translation MTIFSPLSIATSTCTCNKNPIHIPKCNFLPKSLLPIKIYYLRCTKIGAFSQNMLKKKLYAYRNGFLHGVRTNKDGILGGEKKRFRVQKRVVLVKFNQGFNFNGGGGGDRRGDGTTARVLGNLALAVGLTYLTMTGQLGWVLDTIVSLWCPNCGNPFQVFKSTLQDEVQLCPYCSQPFSVEGNEFVKEPIQFSKRSSPFGQPFDDLLTQSKTGKNASKFVVDVEAEVKDAE, via the exons ATGACAATATTTTCCCCTTTATCCATTGCCACCTCTACTTGTACTTGCAATAAAAACCCAATTCACATACCAAAATGTAATTTCCTTCCAAAATCACTTCTACCCATCAAAATTTACTACTTAAGATGCACAAAGATTGGTGCTTTTAGTCAAAATATGTTGAAAAAGAAGCTATATGCTTATAGAAATGGGTTTTTACATGGTGTAAGAACAAACAAAGATGGGATTTTAGGGGGAGAGAAGAAGAGATTTAGGGTTCAAAAGAGGGTAGTATTGGTTAAATTTAATCaaggttttaattttaatggtgGAGGTGGAGGTGATAGGAGAGGTGATGGTACAACTGCAAGGGTTTTGGGTAATCTTGCTTTAGCTGTGGGATTGACTTATCTTACTATGACTGGCCAACTTGGTTGGGTTCTTGACACTATTGTTTCCCTTTGG TGCCCAAACTGTGGTAATCCATTTCAGGTTTTCAA GTCAACTCTACAGGATGAAGTTCAATTGTGCCCCTACTGCAGTCAACCCTTTTCAG TGGAAGGAAATGAGTTTGTGAAAGAACCTATCCAATTCTCCAAGCGCTCTTCTCCGTTTGGGCAACCGTTTGACGACCTTTTGACTCAGTCTAAAACAG GAAAGAACGCTTCCAAATTTGTAGTAGATGTTGAAGCCGAAGTGAAAGATGCGGAATGA
- the LOC130817604 gene encoding uncharacterized protein LOC130817604 isoform X1, with protein MTIFSPLSIATSTCTCNKNPIHIPKCNFLPKSLLPIKIYYLRCTKIGAFSQNMLKKKLYAYRNGFLHGVRTNKDGILGGEKKRFRVQKRVVLVKFNQGFNFNGGGGGDRRGDGTTARVLGNLALAVGLTYLTMTGQLGWVLDTIVSLWLLAIILPIVGIGVFLWWAGRDIVQSTCPNCGNPFQVFKSTLQDEVQLCPYCSQPFSVEGNEFVKEPIQFSKRSSPFGQPFDDLLTQSKTGKNASKFVVDVEAEVKDAE; from the exons ATGACAATATTTTCCCCTTTATCCATTGCCACCTCTACTTGTACTTGCAATAAAAACCCAATTCACATACCAAAATGTAATTTCCTTCCAAAATCACTTCTACCCATCAAAATTTACTACTTAAGATGCACAAAGATTGGTGCTTTTAGTCAAAATATGTTGAAAAAGAAGCTATATGCTTATAGAAATGGGTTTTTACATGGTGTAAGAACAAACAAAGATGGGATTTTAGGGGGAGAGAAGAAGAGATTTAGGGTTCAAAAGAGGGTAGTATTGGTTAAATTTAATCaaggttttaattttaatggtgGAGGTGGAGGTGATAGGAGAGGTGATGGTACAACTGCAAGGGTTTTGGGTAATCTTGCTTTAGCTGTGGGATTGACTTATCTTACTATGACTGGCCAACTTGGTTGGGTTCTTGACACTATTGTTTCCCTTTGG CTTCTGGCGATTATTTTACCTATTGTTGGCATAGGAGTATTCCTCTGGTGGGCGGGGAGAGACATAGTTCAAAGCACA TGCCCAAACTGTGGTAATCCATTTCAGGTTTTCAA GTCAACTCTACAGGATGAAGTTCAATTGTGCCCCTACTGCAGTCAACCCTTTTCAG TGGAAGGAAATGAGTTTGTGAAAGAACCTATCCAATTCTCCAAGCGCTCTTCTCCGTTTGGGCAACCGTTTGACGACCTTTTGACTCAGTCTAAAACAG GAAAGAACGCTTCCAAATTTGTAGTAGATGTTGAAGCCGAAGTGAAAGATGCGGAATGA
- the LOC130817605 gene encoding uncharacterized protein LOC130817605, giving the protein MATDSRVDNIVSNRVGLKQEQLGGRRLIGWLLESIGKYGVDISLNFSPKSKSNSKKDLQLHKTVQEELKGGPPFDMCNDQEKQRLDSEPRSDQEMSKMEKLSEEMNDVMLKNRISKLNMEPIPSDKFPPKQFKERKDLVPSRKKIMIRSRL; this is encoded by the exons ATGGCTACCGATTCGAGAGTGGATAATATCGTTTCGAACAGGGTGGGACTTAAGCAGGAACAATTGGGTGGTCGTAGGTTGATAGGATGGTTATTGGAAAGTATAGGCAAATATGGAGTCGATATTTCCCTCAATTTCTCACCCAAATCAAAATCCAATTCCAAAAAGG ACCTGCAGTTGCACAAGACAGTTCAAGAAGAATTGAAGGGTGGACCACCTTTTGACATGTGTAATGACCAGGAGAAACAAAGACTCGACAGCGAGCCAAGATCCGATCAGGAGATGAGCAAGATGGAGAAGTTGTCTGAAGAGATGAATGATGTGATGCTTAAAAACAGGATATCTAAATTAAACATGGAGCCAATCCCATCGGACAAGTTTCCGCCTAAGCAGTTCAAGGAACGAAAAGATCTGGTGCCAAGTCGAAAAAAGATTATGATTAGGTCTCGTCTATGA
- the LOC130817630 gene encoding uncharacterized protein LOC130817630: MGISKTEINLRRLLAAAPQQQNHTKLIHYVATLRELLEQLTEEITPEGLPRVSKAKVNDYSEKIESIASKLVSSEEIFVETSPEEIPLRVEEVKVNPLPGLRKRSVPSSYVEERSHDNNPTDPSSLVKLDADSHSHIDKHRKLQEDLTDEMVGMARQLKESSLLISQSIQNAEKILDSTEKAVEHSLASTNHANVRATNVFSRSSKTSCFTWLLMFVMLMVFMMVIFIIRIT, encoded by the exons ATGGGGATCAGTAAAACTGAGATCAATTTGAGAAGGTTACTTGCCGCTGCACCTCAACAACAAAATCATACTAAGTTAATTCAT TATGTGGCTACACTTCGCGAATTGTTGGAACAACTAACTGAAGAGATCACTCCAGAAGGCTTACCCAG GGTCTCAAAAGCCAAAGTGAATGATTACTCTGAGAAGATTGAATCTATTGCATCTAAATTAGTGTCATCTGAG GAAATTTTTGTAGAGACTTCCCCGGAGGAAATCCCTCTGAGAGTTGAAGAAGTAAAAGTTAATCCACTACCAGGACTTAGAAAGAGATCAGT GCCATCCTCTTATGTTGAAGAAAGATCACATGATAACAATCCTACTGATCCCTCATCACTTGTCAAATTAGACGCTGATAGTCATTCACATATCGATAAGCACAG AAAGCTTCAAGAAGACTTGACTGATGAGATGGTAGGAATGGCACGACAACTAAAAGAGAGCAGTCTCTTGATTAGCCAATCTATTCAAAATGCTGAGAAG ATACTTGATTCAACCGAGAAGGCGGTGGAGCATAGCTTGGCAAGCACTAACCACGCAAATGTTAGGGCGACGAATGTGTTTTCACGGAGTTCAAAAACGTCGTGCTTTACATGGCTtcttatgtttgttatgctaaTGGTCTTTATGATGGTGATCTTCATCATTCGTATTACTTGA